One Propionispora hippei DSM 15287 genomic window carries:
- the allB gene encoding allantoinase AllB, whose product MTVDLVIKHVKVYTEGGLLAAGIAVQAGKIVAIASDDCLPEGISSIDGQGRYLLPGGIDPHVHFRDPGKTERETFLTGTMAAAAGGVTTVCEHPISSPPPYSAELIRNRIKVAAEQAVVDFAFFGAAGADKLEHIPQVAQEGIVAFKTFFHEPPEGREEEFAGLTMANDAAIYAGFQAVAKTGKILAIHAENNDIIAARIKELRAAGKLKGRDHALSRPPVSEIESVGKILLLARECGTKVQLCHISTPQAAELVKQAKADGVKAYLETCPHYLFLTDDKLEELGPFAKCNPPLRSRELSDALWRYIDDGTVDMIGSDHGPFLPEEKEIGFRDIFAAPAGFPGIDLRLPLLLDAVHKGRLSLDRMVELISTAPAKLYGLYPQKGAIRIGSDADLVLVDLAADFIVDRRQSYSKSRDTGRVYDGWKLKGRPVMTLVRGRVVMEEGRVDEQAARWGRLVTPRNG is encoded by the coding sequence GTGACCGTAGATTTGGTAATCAAACATGTTAAGGTGTATACCGAAGGCGGACTGCTGGCGGCGGGGATTGCCGTCCAGGCTGGTAAAATTGTAGCGATTGCCAGTGACGACTGCCTGCCGGAAGGAATCTCGAGTATTGACGGACAGGGGCGGTATTTGCTGCCTGGCGGTATTGATCCCCATGTTCATTTCCGTGATCCCGGCAAAACAGAGCGGGAAACCTTTCTGACCGGCACCATGGCGGCAGCGGCCGGCGGGGTAACCACGGTATGTGAGCACCCGATTTCCAGTCCGCCGCCTTATTCTGCCGAATTAATCCGTAACCGTATCAAAGTGGCGGCAGAGCAGGCCGTTGTGGATTTTGCCTTTTTTGGCGCTGCCGGGGCTGATAAGTTAGAGCATATACCCCAGGTTGCCCAGGAAGGCATTGTCGCTTTTAAAACCTTTTTCCATGAGCCGCCGGAAGGCCGGGAGGAGGAGTTTGCCGGGCTGACCATGGCGAATGATGCCGCTATTTACGCCGGTTTTCAGGCAGTGGCCAAAACGGGAAAAATTCTGGCCATTCATGCGGAGAACAACGATATCATTGCCGCCAGGATCAAGGAGCTCCGGGCTGCCGGCAAGCTAAAAGGACGGGATCATGCCCTTTCCCGGCCGCCGGTGAGCGAAATCGAGTCGGTAGGCAAGATATTGCTGCTGGCCCGGGAGTGCGGGACTAAGGTGCAGCTTTGTCATATTTCCACTCCTCAGGCGGCAGAGCTTGTCAAACAGGCGAAAGCCGACGGAGTAAAGGCTTATCTGGAGACCTGCCCGCATTATTTATTTTTGACCGACGACAAGCTGGAGGAGCTGGGGCCTTTTGCCAAGTGCAACCCTCCCTTGCGGAGCAGGGAATTGTCTGATGCCTTATGGCGCTATATTGATGACGGAACGGTTGATATGATTGGCAGCGACCACGGGCCCTTTTTGCCTGAAGAAAAAGAGATCGGTTTTCGCGATATCTTTGCGGCACCGGCCGGTTTTCCCGGTATTGATCTGCGGCTGCCCTTGCTGCTGGATGCGGTACATAAAGGCAGGCTCAGTCTGGACAGAATGGTGGAGCTGATCAGTACGGCCCCGGCTAAGCTATATGGCTTGTATCCGCAAAAGGGAGCCATCCGGATTGGCAGTGATGCCGATCTGGTGCTTGTGGATCTGGCGGCTGATTTTATTGTCGACCGTCGGCAGTCCTATTCCAAGTCGCGCGATACCGGGCGGGTATATGACGGCTGGAAGCTGAAAGGCCGTCCGGTCATGACGCTGGTCAGGGGGCGGGTTGTTATGGAGGAAGGCCGGGTTGACGAACAGGCTGCCCGCTGGGGAAGGCTGGTGACACCACGCAATGGCTAA
- a CDS encoding ABC transporter permease produces MWTYFMKYYQQILLLLGEHILIVVLSVGISLVLAIPIALLVARSKWLSTGALSFFGVIYSIPSLALFSFLIPLFGLGKTTAIVVLVLYNQYILVRNILAGFQSIDPAIIEAGKGMGLDARRLFFMIELPLALPIILGGVRIATVSTIGIATIAAVIHAGGLGVLLFDGLRMNYLPKILWGTVLSSGLAYLGNQGVLALERRAFKRTQGEDRPSTLQNMSVLDR; encoded by the coding sequence GTGTGGACCTATTTCATGAAATATTATCAGCAAATATTGCTGCTGCTGGGAGAACACATTCTGATTGTTGTGCTCAGTGTCGGCATTTCCCTGGTGCTCGCCATACCGATTGCTCTGCTTGTCGCCCGCTCCAAGTGGTTGTCGACAGGCGCCCTGTCCTTTTTTGGCGTCATCTATTCCATCCCCAGCCTGGCGTTATTTTCTTTCCTGATTCCTCTCTTTGGTTTAGGGAAAACCACCGCCATTGTAGTGCTGGTCCTCTATAACCAGTACATACTGGTCCGCAATATCCTGGCCGGCTTCCAGTCGATTGATCCGGCCATTATCGAAGCAGGCAAAGGCATGGGGCTTGACGCGCGGCGGCTGTTTTTTATGATTGAGCTGCCGCTGGCCTTACCGATTATTTTAGGCGGCGTAAGGATCGCCACCGTTTCCACCATCGGCATTGCCACTATTGCGGCAGTCATTCATGCCGGCGGACTGGGCGTCTTACTGTTTGATGGCTTACGGATGAATTATCTGCCTAAAATTCTTTGGGGCACGGTGCTGTCGTCAGGCTTGGCGTATCTTGGCAATCAGGGAGTGTTGGCGTTGGAACGGCGGGCTTTTAAGCGAACTCAGGGGGAGGACCGGCCAAGTACGCTGCAAAACATGAGCGTATTGGACAGGTAA
- a CDS encoding ABC transporter ATP-binding protein → MDRTAIEFQKVSKQYPHTSQYAVREVSARIPEGSFITILGTSGSGKTTFLKMINRIYEPTSGDILFFGESIKQLKVEEYRRKIGYVIQQIGLFPHMTIEENIATVPTILNWDKKRIARRVEELLELVGLVPQDYKKRYPRQLSGGQQQRVGLARAMAADPAIMLMDEPFGAIDAITRQTLQDELLRIQKKLHKTILFVTHDIGEAFKLGDQVIIMHNGEIQQFDTPYNILLRPANEYVARLVSTEDTLQQLKVVTAKSAMTAVQEPHHHPVGRVRQDVSLYAVLTCLLESAQPYVLVEDEAGNVIGKITWDELKVKNKRQTSVSA, encoded by the coding sequence TTGGATAGAACAGCCATCGAATTCCAGAAGGTAAGCAAACAATATCCCCACACGTCGCAGTATGCGGTCAGAGAGGTCAGCGCCCGTATTCCGGAAGGCAGTTTTATCACTATTTTAGGAACCTCCGGCTCAGGCAAGACAACCTTCTTAAAAATGATTAACCGGATCTACGAGCCAACTTCCGGTGATATTTTGTTTTTTGGCGAAAGCATCAAACAGTTAAAAGTGGAAGAGTACCGGCGGAAGATTGGTTATGTCATCCAGCAGATTGGTTTATTTCCCCATATGACGATTGAGGAAAATATTGCAACCGTGCCTACCATACTCAACTGGGATAAAAAACGTATTGCCCGGCGGGTGGAAGAATTGCTGGAACTGGTGGGCCTGGTACCGCAGGATTACAAAAAACGGTATCCCCGGCAGCTCTCGGGCGGACAGCAGCAGCGGGTAGGGCTGGCCCGGGCTATGGCGGCCGATCCGGCCATTATGTTAATGGACGAACCGTTCGGCGCCATCGACGCTATCACCCGGCAGACGCTGCAGGACGAGCTGCTGCGGATTCAAAAAAAGCTTCACAAAACCATATTGTTTGTTACCCATGATATCGGCGAGGCTTTTAAGCTGGGAGACCAGGTGATTATTATGCATAATGGGGAAATTCAGCAGTTTGACACACCCTATAACATTCTGTTACGGCCGGCCAACGAATATGTAGCCCGGCTGGTTTCCACGGAAGACACGCTGCAGCAGCTAAAGGTGGTGACGGCAAAAAGCGCCATGACGGCAGTGCAGGAGCCGCATCACCATCCCGTAGGGCGGGTACGGCAGGATGTGTCGCTTTATGCCGTATTGACATGCCTGCTGGAGAGCGCTCAGCCTTACGTACTGGTAGAGGATGAAGCGGGGAACGTGATCGGTAAGATCACCTGGGATGAACTGAAAGTAAAGAATAAGCGGCAGACCTCGGTATCTGCTTGA
- a CDS encoding AroM family protein: MAKEALLRGANKKIALIPIGQSPRPEVAADFKSLWGSAVDILESGALDGLSAAEINGLRPWSGEAELITRLADGQIVYVSHQRLIPYVEKAIARTVRQGAELAMVLCTGDFSPVKAEVPVLEPNRVLAGGVAGVLPAGAAVTVLIPTESQREEACARWSERGFKVDRVLVSAPFGKDDTLIEMIKNDPVIQASAAIIGDCFGFDLHCRELISRVYPKQIFIPRLLMGHLLLAVL; this comes from the coding sequence ATGGCTAAAGAGGCGTTGCTAAGAGGAGCAAACAAAAAAATCGCACTCATACCCATTGGACAGTCGCCGCGCCCGGAAGTGGCTGCCGACTTTAAAAGCCTCTGGGGCTCCGCGGTAGATATTTTGGAAAGCGGCGCGCTTGACGGATTGTCGGCGGCAGAAATAAACGGACTCAGGCCCTGGTCTGGAGAAGCTGAATTGATTACCAGGCTGGCGGACGGGCAGATTGTATATGTCTCCCATCAGCGACTAATCCCCTATGTGGAAAAGGCGATAGCCCGAACGGTACGGCAGGGGGCGGAACTGGCGATGGTGCTGTGTACCGGTGATTTTAGCCCGGTAAAAGCCGAGGTGCCTGTGCTGGAACCTAACCGGGTTTTAGCCGGTGGCGTAGCAGGAGTACTGCCAGCAGGGGCTGCCGTTACCGTGCTGATTCCCACGGAAAGCCAGCGGGAAGAAGCGTGCGCGCGTTGGTCGGAGCGCGGTTTTAAGGTTGACCGGGTGCTCGTGTCCGCGCCGTTCGGCAAGGATGACACACTGATCGAGATGATTAAAAACGACCCGGTGATTCAGGCGTCGGCCGCGATCATCGGTGATTGCTTTGGTTTTGATTTGCATTGCCGGGAGTTAATTTCCCGGGTATACCCTAAACAGATTTTTATCCCCCGCCTGCTTATGGGGCATTTGCTGCTGGCGGTGTTATAG
- a CDS encoding ABC transporter permease encodes MYQAILEYLSRNWDKYVEAVNIHIGISLAAMTISILLAVPLGILCSKKGRLSLPVMNTFNMLRIIPSLAVLVLVMPILGTGFKPALLALTLLAIPPVLINAYLGFKSISPAVIESACAMGMGAARILFTIEFPLALPLIITGIRTACIEVIASATLASYIGAGGLGDFIFTGLGLNDMRILLIGGISVAVLSVCAELSLALIYQGVTRYQRN; translated from the coding sequence ATGTATCAGGCGATTCTAGAGTATTTATCCCGCAACTGGGATAAGTATGTGGAAGCGGTCAACATACATATTGGCATTAGTCTGGCTGCTATGACGATCAGCATACTGCTGGCGGTGCCTCTTGGTATTTTATGCAGTAAAAAAGGCAGACTGTCGCTGCCGGTTATGAATACTTTTAATATGCTTCGCATTATTCCGAGCCTGGCCGTCCTCGTGCTGGTTATGCCGATCCTGGGGACAGGATTTAAGCCGGCATTGCTGGCGCTTACCTTACTGGCTATTCCGCCGGTGCTGATCAACGCCTATCTGGGCTTCAAAAGCATCAGCCCCGCCGTTATCGAAAGTGCCTGCGCCATGGGGATGGGGGCGGCAAGAATTCTTTTTACGATTGAATTTCCGCTGGCCCTGCCGCTGATCATAACGGGGATACGCACGGCCTGCATTGAAGTCATAGCCAGTGCCACACTGGCTTCGTATATCGGGGCCGGCGGGCTGGGTGACTTTATTTTTACCGGTCTCGGGCTGAACGATATGCGGATACTGCTCATCGGGGGCATCAGCGTAGCTGTGTTGTCCGTCTGTGCCGAGTTGTCGCTGGCCTTGATTTATCAGGGCGTCACAAGATATCAGAGAAATTAA
- a CDS encoding glycine betaine ABC transporter substrate-binding protein — protein sequence MFGKKAKTLIGSILTLGVLALGLTGCGGEKAADSKAAAGKPTIKVGSKDFTESLILGELYALALEKQGYKVERKLNLGSAIVHDSLVNGDIDFYPEYTGTGLLSVLKEAPLFDSKQVYDEVSAKYKEKFKLIWLNPSTANDSQGLVIAKRAADKYGIRTISDLQKHAADIRFASQGQFDEREDGLPALTKAYGEFKFKERKLYDNGLKYDVLHNDEADVAVAYTTEGQLSKDEFVVLEDDKHVWPPYNIAPVIRQDVLEKNPEIKDILNKVTAAIDNKTIIKLNAEVDINKREYTEVAKEFFEQLK from the coding sequence ATGTTTGGCAAAAAAGCAAAAACACTGATTGGCTCTATTCTAACCTTGGGTGTGCTGGCCCTGGGATTAACCGGCTGTGGCGGTGAGAAAGCGGCCGATAGCAAAGCGGCGGCCGGCAAGCCGACCATTAAAGTCGGTTCCAAGGATTTTACCGAATCGTTGATCTTAGGAGAACTGTATGCCCTGGCGCTGGAAAAGCAGGGGTATAAGGTGGAAAGAAAACTGAACCTGGGCAGTGCCATTGTACATGATTCTTTGGTGAATGGTGACATTGATTTTTATCCCGAGTATACGGGAACCGGTCTCTTAAGTGTTCTGAAGGAAGCTCCCCTGTTTGATTCCAAGCAAGTATATGACGAAGTGAGTGCCAAATATAAAGAAAAATTTAAGCTGATCTGGTTGAATCCTTCGACAGCCAATGATTCGCAAGGCCTGGTTATCGCTAAACGGGCAGCCGACAAATACGGCATCCGCACCATTTCGGATCTGCAAAAGCATGCAGCCGATATCCGGTTTGCTTCGCAGGGGCAGTTTGATGAACGGGAAGACGGTCTGCCGGCATTGACCAAAGCCTATGGTGAGTTTAAGTTTAAGGAACGGAAACTGTATGATAATGGCCTGAAATACGATGTGCTGCATAATGATGAAGCCGATGTAGCCGTAGCGTATACGACGGAAGGACAACTGAGCAAAGATGAGTTTGTTGTACTGGAAGATGACAAGCATGTATGGCCGCCTTATAATATTGCGCCGGTTATCCGCCAGGATGTGCTGGAAAAGAATCCGGAAATTAAGGATATTCTCAATAAGGTTACGGCGGCTATCGACAATAAGACCATTATTAAGCTGAATGCCGAAGTGGATATTAACAAGCGGGAATATACGGAAGTGGCCAAGGAGTTTTTTGAGCAACTGAAATAA
- a CDS encoding Zn-dependent hydrolase, translating to MKGIQIERVQAMIEQLADYGRNADGSITRPSYGPAYMAAQDWLAEVMGQAGMEVTRDAVGNLTGTYAGQEQALPAVMTGSHLDTVPNGGRLDGALGIVAAIECVRSWQEAGWRPLRPVKVLATIEEEGSVFGLGCFGARAMAGEFAGSSPDDLQDKHGRRLSEFLSDQGLPPSALVDAVIDSSRYHSFLELHIEQGEELDLKQKPFALVTDIVGIDRHWITLSGQANHAGTTRMDRRRDALVAAACLIQQVYEAAIASNGGYVATIGTLTVSPGATNVIPGVVKLRVETRAADNGRLEAAHTHLAALLEAVGRRYGVKGVISKRHTTPAMQLPEGVLQELRLAVAAAGFPPAEEMPSWAGHDAKILAEHIPSGMIFVPSIKGISHAREEETYWEAAAQGIEVLNQALKRLACQRETLGTGGK from the coding sequence ATGAAAGGCATCCAAATAGAACGGGTTCAGGCGATGATTGAACAATTGGCCGACTATGGCCGCAACGCTGACGGCAGTATTACCCGTCCTTCCTATGGGCCCGCTTATATGGCTGCCCAAGACTGGCTGGCTGAGGTCATGGGGCAGGCGGGAATGGAGGTAACCAGGGATGCGGTGGGGAATCTGACCGGAACCTACGCGGGACAGGAGCAAGCTCTGCCGGCCGTTATGACCGGCTCCCATTTGGATACTGTGCCGAACGGCGGCAGGCTGGACGGGGCGCTGGGGATTGTGGCAGCTATCGAGTGTGTACGTTCCTGGCAGGAGGCCGGCTGGCGCCCGTTGCGGCCGGTCAAGGTCCTGGCGACGATCGAGGAGGAAGGCAGCGTTTTCGGACTGGGCTGTTTTGGGGCAAGAGCGATGGCCGGGGAATTTGCCGGCAGCAGCCCCGACGATTTGCAGGATAAACACGGTCGCCGGCTTAGCGAATTTTTAAGCGACCAGGGCCTGCCGCCAAGTGCTCTGGTTGATGCCGTAATCGACAGCAGCCGGTATCATAGCTTTCTGGAGCTTCATATTGAGCAAGGCGAAGAACTTGATCTAAAGCAAAAGCCTTTTGCGTTAGTCACCGATATTGTCGGGATTGACCGGCACTGGATTACCTTGTCCGGCCAGGCCAATCATGCCGGGACTACCCGTATGGACCGGCGCCGGGACGCGCTGGTGGCTGCCGCCTGTTTGATTCAGCAGGTATATGAAGCGGCAATCGCTTCGAATGGCGGTTATGTGGCCACCATCGGTACGCTGACGGTGAGTCCCGGGGCCACCAACGTTATTCCGGGGGTAGTTAAGCTTAGAGTGGAAACCCGCGCGGCGGATAATGGCCGGCTGGAAGCGGCCCATACTCATTTGGCGGCACTGCTGGAAGCGGTAGGAAGACGCTACGGGGTCAAGGGAGTGATCAGCAAGCGCCATACCACACCGGCGATGCAGCTGCCGGAGGGTGTATTACAGGAGCTGCGGCTGGCTGTGGCGGCTGCCGGTTTTCCTCCGGCCGAGGAAATGCCAAGCTGGGCGGGACACGATGCGAAAATTTTGGCAGAGCACATTCCCAGCGGTATGATTTTTGTCCCCAGTATCAAGGGGATCAGCCATGCCCGGGAGGAAGAGACCTATTGGGAAGCGGCGGCTCAGGGAATTGAGGTATTGAACCAGGCGCTCAAACGATTGGCTTGCCAACGGGAGACGCTGGGGACAGGAGGCAAGTGA
- a CDS encoding urocanate hydratase, which produces MMTLIQAARGTQLRCKGWRQEALLRMLENVLENGENQKELLVYAALAKAARDWPSYEAIVKALRTMEEDETLVIQSGKPIGLFKTHAFAPLVLMANCNMVGKWATSDNFYKWQQEGLIIWGGLTAADWQYIGSQGVLQGTYEIFATIGRQHFNHDLRGRFILTAGLGGMGGSQPLAGVMAKAAILAVEVNEARIDKRIAAGYLQQKTDSLDAALAIIREAIERKEPVSVGLLGNAAEVYPELLRRGIIPDIVTDQTAAHDLVYGYIPRGYSLEAAEALRRDNPDRLKADAGASIAAEVKAMLAFKAKGAVVFDNGNNIRTQARAYGVEDAFSISIFTEAFLRPLFCRAIGPFRWIALTGNAEDIRIIDDYILTHFADNSIVTNWIGLARQYVPLEGLPARIGWLGHGERTRLALAVNAMVADGTLSGPVAFTRDHLDAGAMAHPNIMTERMKDGSDAIADWPLLNAMLNCSSMADLVAIHSGGGGYAGYMTSAGVTLVADGSEEAALRLKLTLQNDTGLGVLRYADAGYEEALDEADKKQIRRIKLEQA; this is translated from the coding sequence ATGATGACATTGATTCAGGCAGCACGGGGTACTCAGCTGCGCTGTAAAGGCTGGCGGCAGGAAGCGCTGCTGCGCATGCTGGAGAACGTTCTGGAAAACGGGGAAAATCAAAAAGAATTGCTGGTCTATGCGGCCCTGGCCAAAGCGGCGCGGGACTGGCCTTCTTATGAGGCCATCGTAAAGGCATTGCGGACTATGGAAGAAGATGAGACTCTTGTTATTCAGTCGGGCAAGCCAATCGGGCTGTTTAAAACCCACGCCTTTGCCCCGCTGGTGTTAATGGCAAACTGCAATATGGTGGGCAAGTGGGCGACCAGCGATAATTTTTATAAATGGCAGCAGGAAGGCCTGATCATCTGGGGCGGCCTGACGGCAGCCGACTGGCAGTATATCGGCTCACAGGGAGTACTGCAGGGAACGTACGAAATTTTTGCGACCATTGGCCGCCAGCATTTTAATCATGACTTGCGCGGCCGCTTTATTTTGACGGCCGGACTGGGGGGCATGGGCGGTTCGCAGCCGCTGGCCGGGGTGATGGCCAAGGCGGCCATATTGGCGGTGGAAGTCAACGAGGCCCGGATTGATAAACGGATAGCCGCCGGTTATTTGCAGCAAAAAACCGACAGCCTGGATGCTGCCCTGGCTATCATCCGGGAGGCCATAGAACGTAAAGAACCCGTATCGGTGGGACTGTTGGGCAATGCGGCCGAAGTGTACCCCGAATTGCTCCGGCGGGGCATTATTCCCGATATCGTTACTGATCAAACGGCCGCCCATGATCTGGTGTATGGCTATATTCCCCGCGGGTATAGTTTGGAAGCGGCCGAGGCCCTGCGCCGGGATAACCCGGACCGGTTAAAAGCCGATGCCGGGGCGTCGATTGCGGCGGAAGTAAAAGCCATGCTGGCCTTTAAGGCTAAGGGGGCTGTGGTGTTTGACAATGGCAATAACATCCGGACGCAGGCCCGTGCCTACGGGGTGGAAGATGCTTTTTCCATCAGCATTTTTACCGAAGCCTTCTTGCGCCCGCTGTTTTGCCGGGCGATTGGACCGTTTCGCTGGATTGCCTTAACCGGCAATGCCGAAGATATCCGTATTATTGATGATTATATTTTAACCCATTTCGCCGACAACTCGATTGTAACCAACTGGATTGGATTAGCCCGCCAATATGTGCCTTTAGAAGGACTGCCGGCCAGGATCGGCTGGCTGGGACATGGCGAGCGAACCCGGTTGGCGCTGGCGGTCAATGCGATGGTGGCCGATGGCACGCTAAGCGGACCGGTGGCTTTTACCCGCGACCATTTGGATGCCGGTGCCATGGCACATCCCAACATTATGACCGAGCGAATGAAAGACGGCAGTGATGCCATAGCCGACTGGCCCTTGCTCAATGCTATGCTGAATTGCAGTTCCATGGCCGATTTGGTAGCCATCCATTCCGGTGGCGGCGGCTATGCGGGCTATATGACCAGTGCCGGTGTGACGCTTGTGGCTGACGGCAGTGAGGAAGCGGCTCTTCGTCTTAAGCTGACCCTGCAGAATGATACCGGACTAGGTGTTTTGCGGTATGCCGATGCCGGTTATGAAGAAGCTCTGGACGAGGCGGATAAGAAACAGATCCGGCGGATCAAACTGGAGCAGGCGTAA
- a CDS encoding amidohydrolase family protein, translating to MKTLVRGKYVITDAAARETGIIEDGAVLVEGKYVRATGRFAELRQLHPEAAVVGDGQQLVLPGLIDAHSHGRGLSPLQKGVPNDFLENNLFDWAFMPVLDPELITALCAVRHIRNGSTLIHNNAFDTTGSGAADQAATTIKAYLATGIRLAYSPGVRNIDRLVLDTDGFLATLPAELRAVAEPLARTDSKLIEEEYFALFTELYRTYQSEDTRIFLSPSWAQACTAEFLIRAKAEADRLGKIPIHMHCLQTPVQKAFSLRKYGKTAIAYLADLGLLDENTVLAHSIWVTQEDIRLMAEHNVAVTSHPSCNLGMRNGITPVYELLRQGIRVAVGMDDKTINDDEDIIMELRMMHKLHRVPGYRLDTPALDAFTVLEMATGHAASMVGFAGKTGALRPGLLADLIVVDLDRMLNSPWMSDQTGIADIFIHRALGTDVASVMIGGHLVMEDRKITTLDEEALYREVRKAADKGITPAMRRQAETLQQLKPYCQSWYNAWLEPEQHAFYQVNSRR from the coding sequence ATGAAAACGTTGGTTCGTGGTAAATATGTGATCACCGATGCGGCGGCCCGGGAAACCGGCATCATCGAAGACGGAGCCGTGCTGGTGGAAGGGAAATACGTACGGGCGACAGGCCGGTTTGCAGAGCTGCGGCAACTGCATCCGGAGGCTGCTGTGGTGGGCGATGGGCAGCAGTTGGTGCTGCCGGGGCTGATCGATGCCCATAGTCATGGCCGAGGGCTAAGTCCCCTGCAAAAGGGCGTGCCTAACGACTTTCTGGAAAATAACCTGTTTGACTGGGCCTTTATGCCTGTGCTCGACCCGGAATTGATTACCGCTTTGTGTGCTGTGCGGCATATCCGCAACGGATCTACCCTGATTCATAATAATGCCTTTGATACTACGGGATCTGGCGCGGCTGACCAGGCGGCAACGACGATCAAAGCATATCTGGCTACCGGTATCCGTCTGGCCTATTCTCCCGGTGTCAGAAATATAGACCGGCTTGTTTTGGATACGGACGGTTTTTTAGCGACACTGCCGGCGGAGCTGCGGGCTGTGGCAGAACCTTTGGCCCGGACGGACAGTAAACTAATAGAGGAAGAATATTTTGCCCTGTTTACCGAGCTATACCGTACCTATCAGTCGGAGGATACCCGTATTTTTCTAAGCCCCAGCTGGGCTCAGGCCTGTACGGCGGAGTTTTTGATTCGGGCGAAAGCAGAGGCAGACCGGCTGGGGAAAATTCCGATTCACATGCATTGCCTGCAAACCCCGGTTCAAAAGGCTTTTTCCCTGCGAAAATACGGTAAAACAGCAATTGCATATCTGGCGGACCTGGGACTGCTGGATGAAAACACCGTACTGGCTCACTCCATCTGGGTTACCCAAGAGGATATCCGGCTCATGGCTGAGCACAATGTGGCTGTTACCTCCCATCCCAGTTGCAATCTGGGAATGAGAAACGGGATCACGCCGGTGTATGAACTGCTGCGGCAGGGCATCCGGGTAGCTGTCGGCATGGATGATAAAACCATTAATGATGATGAAGATATCATCATGGAGCTGCGCATGATGCACAAGCTTCACCGGGTTCCCGGTTACCGCCTGGATACGCCGGCTCTGGATGCGTTTACCGTGCTGGAAATGGCGACAGGCCACGCCGCTTCGATGGTTGGTTTCGCCGGAAAGACCGGGGCTTTGCGGCCGGGGCTGCTGGCTGATCTGATTGTCGTCGATCTTGACCGAATGCTCAATTCGCCGTGGATGTCGGACCAAACAGGCATTGCCGATATCTTCATTCACCGGGCGCTGGGAACGGATGTGGCCAGTGTCATGATCGGCGGCCATCTGGTGATGGAAGACCGGAAGATCACGACGCTCGATGAAGAAGCCCTTTACCGGGAAGTGCGCAAAGCGGCGGACAAGGGGATTACGCCCGCCATGCGCCGTCAGGCGGAGACTTTGCAGCAACTGAAACCGTATTGTCAAAGCTGGTATAATGCCTGGCTGGAACCCGAGCAGCACGCCTTTTATCAGGTGAACAGCCGGCGTTAA